From a region of the Triticum aestivum cultivar Chinese Spring chromosome 7D, IWGSC CS RefSeq v2.1, whole genome shotgun sequence genome:
- the LOC123166808 gene encoding putative kinase-like protein TMKL1, giving the protein MHPTARAIVPHYLLLLFATFFFLLRSPSPAAAAGDVTLLLDRLKPALQGATPNAQLATWNASTPLCLWRGLRWSTPAGQPLRCDTAAARANLSLAGDATLLLSSIRLPAAALAGRLPPELGVFPSLESIYLAANSLSGAIPLELGNAPALSELDLAGNALSGTLPPSIWNLCDRLAELRLHGNALTGAIPAPAGPNDTCDRLHLLDLGANRFSGSFPAFLTGFRGLQRLDLGGNHLSGDIPESVAAMRGLQMLNLSYNNFSGQLPPGFAGSSFTAESFLGNSPALCGPPLQQPCVSRSGLSSGSVAGMVIGLMAGAVVVASVSIGWAQARWRRNRVRRAAEEGVETEEGGEGDSEGKLVVFQGGEHLTLGEVLNATGQVVEKASYCTVYKAKLADGGGNIELRLLREGSCKDAASCGPAVRRIGRARHENLVPLRAFYQGRRGEKLLVYDYFPHRTLHDLLHGGLESRPALTWPRRHKIALGAARGLAYLHEGRHGDGPVVHGNVRSSNVLVDEYFVARVTEYAVVGRLLVPWAAEAVLSAAKADGYRAPELQTMKRCAPRTDVYAFGILLLELLMGKKPSSAANGGDDLPSLVKAAVLEETTTEVFDPEVAKGVRNPAEEGLVQALKLAMGCCAPVAAARPSMAEVVRQLEENRPKSSRSALYSPAETRSDTGTPLYS; this is encoded by the coding sequence ATGCATCCTACAGCACGCGCCATAGTGCCACACTACCTGCTCCTCCTCTTCGccaccttcttcttcctgctccgctccccgtcgcccgccgcggCCGCCGGCGACGTCACCCTCCTCCTGGACAGGCTCAAGCCCGCGCTGCAGGGCGCCACCCCCAACGCCCAGCTCGCCACCTGGAACGCCTCCACGCCGCTCTGCCTCTGGCGCGGCCTCCGCTGGTCCACGCCCGCGGGCCAGCCGCTCCGCTGCGACACCGCCGCCGCGCGGGCCAACCTCTCGCTCGCCGGAGACGCCACCCTCCTCCTGTCCTccatccgcctccccgccgccgcgctaGCCGGCCGCCTCCCGCCGGAGCTCGGCGTCTTCCCGTCCCTCGAGTCCATCTACCTCGCCGCCAACTCCCTCTCCGGCGCCATCCCGCTCGAGCTCGGCAACGCACCGGCGCTGTCCGAGCTGGACCTCGCCGGCAACGCCCTGTCCGGCACGCTCCCGCCCTCCATCTGGAACCTCTGCGACCGCCTCGCCGAGCTCCGCCTCCATGGCAACGCTCTCACGGGAGCGATCCCCGCGCCGGCGGGACCCAACGATACTTGTGACCGTCTCCACCTTCTTGATCTCGGCGCCAACCGCTTCTCTGGCTCCTTCCCGGCCTTCCTGACAGGCTTCCGTGGCCTCCAGCGCCTCGACCTCGGCGGCAACCACCTCTCTGGAGACATACCGGAGTCCGTCGCTGCGATGAGAGGCCTCCAAATGCTCAACCTTTCTTACAATAACTTCTCCGGTCAGCTGCCTCCGGGCTTCGCCGGCTCGAGCTTCACCGCAGAATCGTTCCTAGGGAACAGCCCGGCGCTGTGCGGCCCGCCGTTGCAGCAGCCGTGCGTGTCCCGTTCGGGCCTCAGCTCCGGCAGCGTCGCGGGGATGGTCATCGGACTAATGGCCGGCGCCGTCGTGGTGGCGTCAGTGTCCATCGGGTGGGCGCAGGCGAGGTGGAGACGGAACAGGGTAAGGCGAGCGGCGGAGGAGGGGGTAGAGACTGAGGAAGGCGGCGAGGGCGACAGCGAGGGGAAGCTGGTGGTGTTCCAGGGCGGGGAGCACCTGACGCTGGGGGAGGTGCTGAATGCTACGGGGCAGGTGGTGGAGAAAGCGAGCTACTGCACGGTGTACAAGGCGAAgctggcggacggcggcggcaacATCGAGCTTCGGCTGCTGCGCGAGGGGAGCTGCAAGGACGCGGCGTCGTGCGGGCCGGCAGTGCGGCGCATCGGCCGCGCGCGGCACGAGAACCTGGTACCGCTCCGGGCCTTCTACCAGGGCCGGCGCGGCGAGAAGCTGCTCGTGTACGATTACTTCCCCCATCGGACGCTCCATGACCTCCTCCACGGCGGCCTCGAGAGCAGGCCGGCGCTGACATGGCCGCGGCGGCACAAGATCGCGCTGGGCGCGGCACGCGGGCTGGCGTACCTGCACGAGGGCCGGCACGGGGACGGGCCGGTGGTGCACGGCAACGTGAGGTCGTCCAACGTGCTGGTGGACGAGTACTTCGTGGCGAGGGTGACCGAATACGCGGTGGTGGGCAGGCTGCTGGTGCCATGGGCGGCGGAGGCTGTGCTGTCGGCCGCGAAGGCAGACGGGTACAGGGCGCCGGAGCTGCAGACGATGAAGCGGTGCGCGCCCCGGACGGACGTGTACGCGTTCGGGATACTGCTGCTGGAGCTGCTGATGGGGAAGAAGCCCTCCTCGGCGGCGAACGGAGGCGACGACCTGCCGTCGCTGGTGAAGGCGGCGGTGCTCGAGGAGACGACGACGGAGGTGTTCGACCCGGAGGTGGCGAAAGGCGTGCGGAACCCGGCGGAGGAGGGCCTCGTGCAGGCGCTCAAGCTGGCGATGGGTTGCTgcgcgccggtggcggcggcgaggccgagcatggcggaggtggtgcggcagctcgaggagaaccgGCCCAAGAGCAGCCGGTCGGCGCTGTACAGCCCCGCCGAGACGAGGAGCGATACCGGCACGCCGCTATACAGCTAG